The Pseudomonadota bacterium genome includes a region encoding these proteins:
- the murJ gene encoding murein biosynthesis integral membrane protein MurJ, whose amino-acid sequence MSLSDSNISGKSFKKNNSIDSGSKRYAFFVAAGIFISRIAGLIRDRIFAHYFGNSDAADAFKAAFRIPNFLQNLFGEGVLSASFIPVYAKLLAHGDDEEAKSVAGAIASLLALTVSILVLAGILATPYLIDLIAPGFSGAKRELTIHLVRILFPGAGLLVFSAWCLGILNSHRRFFLSYTAPVIWNATLIVTMLYFGNQYSQYPLAQILAWGSVLGSGLQVCVQLPVVLKLLRGFRLSFNYHAKNVKTVVFNFFPVFFGRGVVQISAYVDALLASLLPTGAVSALGYAQTIYTLPVSLFGMAVSAAELPLMSGAIGNDGEVADILRARLDSGLHQIAFFVLPSAVAFLFIGDVIVAAIYQTGQFARTDVIYVWGILAGAALGLPASTFGRLYSSTYYALRDTKTPLRYAIVHVVIATVLGYLCAVPLPPAIGIEPRWGVVGLTLSAGIAAWVEFVLLRRSLNRRIGRTGLKVSYLIKLCIAALAAAAIGCWLRNYFTHQSPIILAVLVLLPFAIVYLSISWAFGLADARTFIKRFFKV is encoded by the coding sequence ATTCGCACATTACTTTGGCAATTCTGATGCTGCAGATGCCTTCAAAGCCGCTTTCCGCATTCCAAATTTTCTTCAAAACCTGTTTGGAGAAGGGGTGCTTTCAGCCTCTTTCATTCCTGTTTATGCCAAATTGCTGGCACATGGGGATGATGAAGAGGCTAAAAGTGTGGCCGGAGCCATAGCATCCCTTTTGGCCCTGACTGTTTCGATTCTGGTATTGGCCGGTATTTTAGCAACACCATATTTAATTGATTTAATAGCACCGGGTTTTTCCGGCGCCAAACGGGAACTGACCATCCACCTGGTACGTATATTATTTCCAGGTGCAGGACTTCTGGTTTTTTCTGCATGGTGCTTGGGAATCTTAAACAGTCATCGCCGTTTTTTCCTTTCCTATACTGCTCCGGTTATCTGGAATGCAACGTTAATTGTGACTATGCTTTATTTCGGCAACCAATATTCACAATACCCGCTTGCTCAAATTCTGGCATGGGGATCAGTGCTTGGAAGCGGTTTGCAGGTGTGTGTACAGCTTCCTGTTGTATTAAAACTGCTTCGCGGATTTCGCCTTTCTTTTAATTATCATGCAAAAAATGTTAAAACGGTTGTGTTCAATTTCTTTCCTGTTTTTTTTGGACGGGGTGTTGTGCAGATCAGCGCATATGTTGATGCTCTTTTGGCAAGCCTGCTTCCCACAGGTGCTGTTTCGGCGCTTGGCTATGCGCAAACAATATATACACTTCCGGTGAGTCTTTTCGGGATGGCGGTTTCGGCTGCAGAGCTGCCGCTGATGTCCGGTGCAATCGGTAATGATGGGGAAGTTGCGGATATTTTGCGGGCAAGGCTTGATTCCGGTCTTCATCAGATAGCCTTTTTCGTTTTGCCTTCTGCGGTTGCTTTTCTGTTTATAGGAGATGTTATTGTGGCTGCTATCTACCAGACCGGGCAATTTGCAAGAACTGATGTAATTTATGTTTGGGGAATTCTTGCAGGTGCGGCTTTGGGTTTGCCGGCTTCAACTTTTGGACGGCTTTATTCATCGACATATTACGCTTTGCGCGATACAAAAACGCCGCTGCGCTATGCAATTGTGCACGTTGTCATAGCCACGGTTTTAGGCTATTTATGTGCAGTTCCGCTGCCGCCAGCTATTGGAATTGAACCGCGTTGGGGTGTTGTAGGGCTTACTCTTTCTGCCGGGATAGCTGCCTGGGTTGAATTTGTACTTTTGCGCCGAAGTCTTAACCGCCGTATAGGTCGCACCGGTCTTAAAGTATCCTATCTTATAAAACTCTGTATTGCAGCGCTTGCAGCCGCAGCAATTGGTTGCTGGCTACGAAATTATTTTACTCACCAATCTCCCATTATACTTGCTGTTTTGGTTCTACTCCCCTTTGCAATTGTCTATCTTAGTATATCCTGGGCTTTCGGTCTGGCTGATGCTCGTACATTTATAAAGCGTTTCTTTAAGGTGTAA